One genomic segment of [Phormidium] sp. ETS-05 includes these proteins:
- a CDS encoding DNA-binding transcriptional regulator, protein MNQSRLQTPELIRAMRDRLGISQEKLAARLGVSFQTVNRWERGRANPSPMAMTLIEQQIRQMGERGQDLLETYFLP, encoded by the coding sequence CCCGAACTCATCCGCGCCATGCGCGATCGGCTCGGCATCTCTCAGGAAAAGCTCGCCGCTCGATTGGGCGTGTCATTCCAAACCGTGAACCGTTGGGAGCGGGGGCGGGCGAATCCGTCGCCAATGGCCATGACCTTAATTGAGCAGCAAATCCGGCAGATGGGAGAGCGGGGTCAGGATTTACTAGAAACATACTTTTTGCCCTAA
- a CDS encoding ATP-binding sensor histidine kinase: MTINPSIEANNFPVIEGYAITEQLYAGSRTLVYRGVQANSQRPVVIKVLRQAYPSFSELVQFRNQYAITKNLNIPGIVRPLGLETYANGYALVMADDGSISLQQYAQHQPLPVTIVIEIGRQLAEILHQLHQNRVIHKDIKPANILINPATQKVQLIDFSIASLLPKETQEIQNPNLLEGTLAYLAPEQTGRMNRGIDYRTDFYSLGVTLYELLTGQLPFTSENPLELVHCHIAIPPVEPHTINESIPVGMSHLVMKLMEKNAEDRYQSAVGLQHDLEQCLKQWVSKGTISEFELGQRDRSDKFTIPEKLYGRHQEVQSLLEAFERVANGTSEMMLVAGFSGIGKTAVVNEVHKPITKQQGYFIKGKFDQFNRNIPFSAFVQALRDLMGQLLSESDRQIAQWRDKIIAAVGENGQVLIQVIPELEKIIGSQPSVPELSGTAAQNRFNLLFQKFIEVFTAPEHPLVMFLDDLQWADVASLDLMKILMADKSYLLLLGAYRDNEVSPAHPFIITLEELKKTGQTVKTITLAPLAFPDTNQLVADTLRCHPDFARSLTELINRQTQGNPFFTTQFLKALHEEEQITFNHNQGYWECDIAQINTRSLTDDVVEFMALQLQKLPGESQEILKLAACIGNQFDLGTLGIISQGAEAEAATALWSALQSGLVIPQTEVYKFYLADDEGSATTANPGNVTYRFLHDRVQQAAYSLIPDNQKQTTHYHIGQLLLQQIAPQERESRIFELVNQLNYGTDLVTDQKERDELAQLNLIACSKARTATAYQAGRSYAAIGLSLLGANAWQRQYEMTLAFHNLAAEMASLCGDFAAMEQLLETVIAQAQSLLDQVNVYRIKIQANVAQNQLTEAIAIGQQFLQQLGVTFPVTPTEQDIQNAIAEIFQLIGDRDIEDLVNLPLMTDKEKIAIVQIANSIMPVAYICAPPLFPLLISWSVKLSIQYGNTSASAFAYACYGTIACIVLPDIDTGVKFGHLAIQLVSKLDDITVYPEVHNAVGLFIFHRKYPLKTVISLLQNSYTKAIELGNYELAGYCAQNVCLNSFWSGQQLAPLESDLRNYSKALVDLNQLTPAKWCRIHWQSILNLMGLAESPMTLAGEAFQETELLPQMAAVNDLLGLYMFWVYKLMLCYLFGEIDWANHHAGTARQYSMGGAGMISEAAFYFYDSLTALAALGLESAETSKLLQRVDENQDKLQQQWAKYAPMNHQHKVDLVAAEKCRVLGQKAEAIELYDKAIAGAKANEYIQEEALANELAAKFYLEWGKEKVAAGYMQEAYYCYARWGAKAKTDDLEKRYPHLLRPILQQAAAQINPFTTLATLTSPNISIHTSSSSNRASSSTINTTLDFATILKASQAISSTIQLDELLHELTQIILQNSGASRCALILPNSHGVWQVAAIATPGHTEICRSPLEGNTQVPVKLIQYIKNNPEVVVIDNLKTPLPVIGAYLSQYQPKSVLGLPILSQGNLRGILYLENLLTSGVFTRERLVILNFLCTQAAISLENAQLYQQAQDYASQLQDYARQLKTSQLQLIQSEKMSALGNLIAGVAHEINNPVGFISGNVNAAIEAVAALTEYLYLYQDKFPHPGEEIAAKAQELDIEYQLADLPAMLESMQVGCDRIAGISKSLRTFSRADKDEKISFNIHEGIDSTLLILKHRLQANPHRAAIQVVKHYGDFPPIDCFPGQLNQVFMNILANAIDAFDEAAETAALAKAKLKEQHITIDTEFLPYANAVEIRIADNGPGISEEVKAKIFDHLFTTKAVGKGTGLGLTIARQIVVEKHGGQLEVHSQLGHGTEFCIILPVGI; encoded by the coding sequence ATGACCATCAACCCCAGCATTGAAGCCAATAACTTCCCTGTAATCGAGGGATATGCCATCACCGAACAGCTCTACGCCGGTTCCCGGACATTAGTCTATCGAGGGGTGCAAGCCAACTCACAACGTCCCGTGGTAATTAAGGTACTAAGGCAGGCATATCCCAGCTTCAGCGAATTAGTCCAATTTCGCAACCAGTACGCGATTACCAAAAACCTGAATATCCCCGGCATTGTCCGCCCCTTGGGCCTAGAAACCTATGCCAATGGCTATGCCTTAGTGATGGCGGATGATGGCAGTATCTCCCTCCAACAATATGCCCAGCATCAGCCATTACCCGTAACCATAGTCATAGAAATCGGGCGACAACTGGCGGAAATCCTCCACCAGCTCCACCAAAACCGGGTCATCCATAAAGACATAAAACCCGCCAACATCCTGATCAATCCGGCGACGCAAAAGGTACAGCTAATTGATTTCAGCATCGCTTCATTATTACCGAAAGAGACCCAAGAAATCCAGAATCCTAATCTGTTGGAAGGCACTTTAGCATATTTGGCACCAGAACAAACAGGTAGGATGAATCGGGGGATTGATTACCGGACCGATTTCTACAGCTTAGGAGTAACGCTGTATGAGTTATTAACGGGACAGTTACCATTTACCTCAGAGAACCCATTAGAGCTAGTACATTGCCACATCGCCATCCCCCCAGTAGAGCCACATACGATTAACGAGAGCATTCCCGTGGGGATGTCGCATCTGGTGATGAAACTGATGGAAAAAAATGCCGAAGACCGGTATCAGAGCGCTGTGGGACTCCAGCATGATTTGGAGCAGTGCTTAAAACAATGGGTATCGAAAGGGACAATTAGTGAATTTGAACTAGGACAACGGGACAGGAGCGACAAGTTTACCATCCCCGAAAAACTCTATGGACGCCATCAGGAAGTGCAAAGCCTGCTAGAAGCCTTCGAGCGAGTGGCGAATGGCACCTCAGAAATGATGCTAGTGGCAGGATTTTCTGGGATTGGGAAAACCGCTGTAGTTAATGAAGTTCACAAACCGATTACCAAACAGCAAGGATATTTCATCAAAGGCAAATTTGACCAATTTAACCGCAACATCCCCTTTTCTGCCTTTGTGCAAGCCTTGCGGGATTTGATGGGACAGCTATTGTCAGAATCTGACCGCCAAATAGCCCAGTGGCGAGACAAGATAATCGCCGCCGTGGGCGAAAACGGGCAAGTGTTGATTCAGGTGATACCGGAACTAGAAAAAATTATCGGGTCCCAACCGAGCGTCCCAGAATTATCGGGAACAGCCGCCCAAAACCGGTTTAACTTATTGTTTCAAAAGTTTATCGAAGTATTCACCGCCCCAGAACATCCATTAGTGATGTTTTTAGATGACTTACAGTGGGCAGATGTGGCGTCACTGGATTTGATGAAAATCCTGATGGCAGATAAAAGTTATTTGCTCCTGCTCGGAGCCTATCGCGATAATGAAGTTTCCCCCGCCCACCCCTTCATTATAACCTTGGAAGAGCTGAAAAAAACTGGCCAGACGGTGAAGACAATTACCCTTGCCCCCCTGGCGTTCCCAGACACCAATCAGTTAGTAGCCGATACATTGCGCTGTCACCCAGACTTCGCCCGCTCCTTGACAGAACTAATTAATCGCCAAACCCAAGGCAATCCCTTTTTCACCACCCAGTTTCTCAAGGCATTGCATGAAGAAGAGCAAATTACATTCAATCATAACCAGGGGTACTGGGAATGTGATATCGCTCAAATCAATACCCGCTCTCTCACCGATGATGTGGTGGAGTTTATGGCGCTGCAGCTCCAAAAACTACCTGGAGAGAGCCAAGAGATTTTGAAACTAGCCGCCTGTATTGGCAACCAGTTTGATTTGGGGACTTTAGGGATTATTTCCCAGGGAGCCGAAGCGGAAGCCGCCACCGCCTTGTGGTCGGCGTTACAGTCGGGATTAGTTATCCCCCAAACTGAGGTATATAAATTTTATCTTGCTGATGATGAAGGTTCGGCTACCACAGCCAATCCGGGAAATGTCACCTATCGATTTCTGCACGATCGAGTACAACAAGCCGCCTACTCTCTCATCCCAGACAACCAAAAACAAACCACCCATTACCACATCGGACAACTACTCCTGCAACAAATTGCGCCCCAGGAACGAGAGTCACGGATTTTTGAGCTAGTCAATCAATTAAACTACGGCACAGATTTAGTCACGGACCAAAAAGAACGGGACGAACTTGCCCAACTCAATCTCATTGCCTGCAGTAAAGCGAGAACCGCTACCGCCTATCAAGCCGGTCGCTCATACGCCGCGATCGGTTTGTCCCTGTTGGGGGCAAATGCTTGGCAGCGGCAATATGAAATGACTCTGGCTTTCCATAACTTAGCCGCTGAGATGGCTTCCCTATGTGGCGACTTCGCCGCGATGGAGCAGTTGCTCGAGACGGTCATCGCTCAGGCGCAATCTTTACTAGACCAGGTTAATGTTTATCGGATTAAAATTCAAGCCAATGTCGCCCAGAATCAACTAACCGAAGCCATTGCCATTGGCCAGCAATTCTTGCAGCAGTTGGGTGTCACCTTTCCCGTCACCCCCACAGAGCAGGATATTCAAAATGCCATTGCAGAAATTTTTCAACTGATTGGCGATCGGGACATTGAAGACTTAGTGAACCTCCCCCTGATGACGGACAAGGAAAAAATCGCCATTGTCCAGATTGCTAATAGCATCATGCCCGTAGCTTACATCTGCGCGCCTCCCTTGTTTCCCCTTCTGATTTCTTGGTCAGTAAAACTATCCATTCAATATGGAAATACCTCAGCTTCAGCATTTGCTTATGCCTGCTATGGCACCATTGCCTGTATTGTTTTGCCAGATATAGATACAGGAGTTAAGTTTGGTCATTTGGCTATCCAGTTGGTCTCCAAGCTAGATGATATTACTGTTTATCCAGAAGTCCATAATGCAGTCGGCTTGTTCATATTTCATCGAAAGTATCCCCTAAAAACTGTGATATCTCTGCTGCAAAATAGCTATACAAAAGCAATTGAGCTGGGCAATTATGAGCTAGCCGGATATTGCGCCCAAAATGTTTGTCTTAATTCTTTTTGGAGCGGTCAGCAACTTGCTCCCTTAGAAAGCGATCTTCGTAACTACAGCAAAGCTTTAGTGGACTTAAATCAGTTGACACCAGCGAAATGGTGTCGGATTCATTGGCAATCGATTTTAAATCTTATGGGATTAGCCGAGTCTCCTATGACTTTGGCGGGGGAAGCATTCCAAGAAACTGAGTTACTACCGCAAATGGCTGCAGTTAATGATTTACTTGGGTTGTATATGTTCTGGGTATATAAGCTGATGCTGTGCTACCTGTTCGGAGAAATTGACTGGGCTAACCACCATGCAGGTACGGCCAGACAATATTCAATGGGTGGCGCTGGCATGATTAGTGAAGCCGCGTTTTATTTCTATGATTCCCTGACGGCTTTAGCAGCTTTGGGTCTAGAATCAGCAGAAACATCAAAGTTGCTACAGCGGGTGGATGAAAACCAAGACAAGCTCCAGCAGCAATGGGCAAAATATGCCCCGATGAACCATCAGCATAAGGTTGATTTAGTGGCAGCGGAAAAATGCCGCGTCTTAGGACAGAAAGCGGAAGCCATTGAGCTATACGACAAGGCAATTGCGGGAGCCAAAGCCAACGAATACATCCAAGAAGAAGCTCTGGCAAACGAACTGGCGGCTAAATTTTACCTGGAATGGGGTAAAGAAAAAGTGGCGGCGGGCTATATGCAGGAAGCCTACTACTGCTATGCTCGCTGGGGTGCGAAAGCCAAAACCGACGACCTAGAAAAACGCTACCCCCATTTACTGCGCCCGATTTTGCAACAGGCTGCAGCCCAAATCAACCCCTTCACCACCCTGGCAACCCTAACCAGCCCCAATATCTCGATTCATACCTCATCATCATCTAACCGGGCTTCCAGCTCCACCATCAATACAACCCTCGATTTTGCCACCATTCTCAAAGCATCTCAAGCCATATCTAGTACGATTCAACTGGATGAACTCCTGCACGAACTAACTCAGATTATTCTGCAAAACTCTGGCGCCTCCCGCTGTGCCTTAATTTTGCCTAACAGTCATGGGGTTTGGCAGGTAGCAGCCATTGCCACGCCGGGACACACAGAAATTTGCCGCTCACCCCTCGAAGGCAATACCCAAGTACCGGTGAAACTGATTCAGTATATCAAAAATAACCCGGAAGTGGTAGTAATTGATAATCTCAAAACTCCCCTACCGGTGATTGGGGCTTATCTCAGCCAGTATCAGCCAAAAAGTGTTCTCGGTTTGCCCATACTCAGTCAAGGAAATTTGCGAGGAATTTTGTATTTAGAAAATCTGTTGACCAGTGGCGTGTTTACCCGGGAGCGGCTGGTAATCCTGAATTTTCTCTGCACTCAAGCGGCGATTTCCCTGGAAAATGCCCAGTTATACCAGCAGGCGCAAGATTATGCCAGTCAGCTCCAAGATTATGCGCGGCAACTGAAAACATCACAATTACAACTGATTCAAAGTGAGAAGATGTCGGCTTTGGGCAACCTGATTGCGGGGGTGGCTCACGAAATTAACAACCCCGTGGGGTTTATTTCTGGCAATGTCAACGCTGCCATAGAAGCCGTGGCGGCTCTCACGGAATACTTGTACTTATATCAAGATAAATTTCCCCATCCCGGAGAGGAGATTGCCGCTAAAGCCCAGGAGCTGGATATCGAATATCAGCTAGCTGATTTACCGGCGATGCTGGAGTCGATGCAAGTGGGGTGCGATCGCATCGCGGGGATTAGTAAGAGTTTACGGACATTCTCCCGCGCCGATAAAGACGAGAAAATCTCTTTCAACATTCACGAAGGGATTGATAGCACCCTGCTCATCCTCAAACATCGCCTCCAAGCTAACCCCCATCGCGCCGCGATTCAAGTGGTGAAACATTATGGAGATTTCCCCCCGATTGATTGTTTCCCCGGTCAGCTCAACCAAGTGTTTATGAATATCTTGGCCAATGCCATTGATGCCTTCGACGAAGCCGCAGAAACTGCGGCATTGGCTAAGGCCAAACTCAAGGAGCAGCACATTACAATTGATACAGAATTTCTCCCATATGCCAACGCGGTAGAGATTAGAATTGCCGATAACGGACCGGGAATCTCAGAGGAGGTAAAAGCCAAGATATTTGACCATTTGTTTACCACCAAAGCTGTGGGCAAAGGCACGGGTTTAGGCTTGACGATCGCCCGTCAAATCGTGGTGGAAAAACATGGCGGTCAGCTAGAAGTTCACTCCCAACTCGGTCACGGTACAGAATTCTGCATTATCTTACCCGTGGGCATTTGA
- a CDS encoding Uma2 family endonuclease yields MLATNSRYTIAWKKLPDDFVLPDDPVDNINQPDLAAALTESLRLAGRLPNNAITPTNYGICATVNGEITVKAPGWAYIPQITVDRDEVVRSYTPRLQGEIPTIVLGFLSDTEGGEYSSKASYPPGKFFFYEQILQVPNYGIFDPKSGILELYRLGDSKKYRLEEAGEQGRFWIPEMQLFLGVNYRNRVSHPHLPVPNQDLVKKPGFCAPYRGC; encoded by the coding sequence ATGTTAGCCACTAATTCTCGTTACACGATCGCCTGGAAAAAATTGCCAGATGATTTTGTCTTACCTGATGACCCCGTGGATAATATCAATCAACCAGATCTAGCCGCAGCTTTAACCGAAAGTTTGCGGCTAGCAGGCCGACTCCCAAACAATGCCATCACCCCCACCAACTACGGCATTTGTGCCACCGTCAATGGCGAAATTACCGTAAAAGCTCCCGGTTGGGCATACATTCCCCAGATTACCGTTGACCGGGATGAGGTAGTGCGGAGTTATACCCCCCGACTTCAAGGAGAAATCCCCACCATAGTGCTAGGGTTTCTCTCGGATACCGAAGGGGGAGAATATTCATCAAAAGCCAGTTATCCTCCGGGGAAATTCTTCTTCTATGAACAAATTTTACAAGTGCCAAATTACGGCATTTTTGACCCAAAATCCGGCATATTAGAATTATACCGGCTCGGAGATAGCAAAAAGTATCGGCTGGAGGAAGCGGGCGAGCAAGGACGGTTTTGGATACCGGAAATGCAGCTATTTCTAGGTGTCAATTATAGAAACCGGGTTTCTCACCCACATCTCCCGGTCCCCAACCAAGATTTAGTTAAGAAACCCGGTTTCTGTGCCCCATATCGGGGGTGCTAA